The proteins below are encoded in one region of Sporosarcina sp. FSL K6-1508:
- a CDS encoding YlbF family regulator, producing MTVNIYDDLNKLETTFRNTAEFLEVQQAVEEVKADNEALELFKSFRKIQLSLQEKQMQGEEPVADELEYAQKTAQLAQQNPKIMKMLEAEMKLSGLIEEVNRVLMKPVQQLYESI from the coding sequence ATGACAGTGAATATTTACGACGATTTGAACAAATTGGAAACGACATTCCGAAATACAGCAGAATTTTTGGAAGTACAGCAAGCAGTGGAAGAAGTGAAAGCAGACAACGAAGCACTCGAGTTGTTTAAGAGCTTCCGTAAAATCCAGTTAAGCCTTCAAGAAAAACAGATGCAGGGTGAAGAACCGGTCGCTGATGAACTTGAATACGCTCAAAAAACTGCACAACTTGCACAGCAAAATCCTAAAATTATGAAAATGCTCGAAGCGGAAATGAAACTGAGCGGCTTGATAGAAGAAGTAAACCGTGTCCTTATGAAGCCCGTACAACAATTATATGAATCCATCTAA
- the chrA gene encoding chromate efflux transporter — MRKYVEILQASMKLGVTSFGGPAAHIGYFRDEYVKKRQWLDDKVYADLVALCQFLPGPASSQVGIAIGLMRGGMLGGILSWIGFTMPSVLLLMGFAWLTSSTGSFDSGWIKGLKIVAVAVVAHALIGMGKSLTPDRQRITIAMVAAILTLIIPTAIGQIAVIVGAGLTGYLIYRKEQTLKPVPIPLTFGKRTGIIAWSIFFVLLIGIPLIRPFVQSTLFAIFDIFYRVGSIVFGGGHVVLPMLEREVVPLGWMDTETFIAGYGAAQAVPGPLFTLAGYIGQVMDGPWGAAVAVLAMFFPSFLLVVGTLPFWSAIRSKSAIQAMLKGVNAAVVGILLAALYNPVFINSIGSAYDFAVAIIAFTLLFFYKWSPWLVVMVTGLIGATLHFFGL, encoded by the coding sequence ATGAGAAAGTACGTGGAAATTCTTCAAGCATCAATGAAATTGGGGGTAACGTCGTTCGGCGGACCCGCGGCGCATATTGGTTATTTCAGAGATGAATATGTAAAAAAGAGGCAATGGTTGGACGATAAAGTGTATGCGGATCTCGTTGCGCTGTGTCAATTTCTTCCGGGTCCTGCAAGTTCCCAAGTTGGAATTGCAATTGGCCTAATGCGCGGTGGAATGCTTGGCGGAATATTATCGTGGATTGGTTTTACAATGCCGTCTGTCTTATTACTAATGGGGTTTGCTTGGCTTACCTCATCGACAGGTTCTTTTGACAGCGGTTGGATCAAGGGACTAAAAATTGTGGCGGTTGCAGTAGTCGCCCATGCACTTATAGGAATGGGGAAGTCCCTGACCCCAGATAGACAACGAATTACGATTGCGATGGTTGCTGCAATTTTGACGCTTATAATCCCGACCGCAATCGGACAAATCGCAGTCATAGTCGGCGCAGGCTTAACGGGGTATCTGATATACCGAAAAGAACAAACTCTAAAACCGGTTCCTATCCCGCTTACATTTGGAAAACGGACTGGAATTATAGCGTGGAGTATCTTTTTTGTGTTGCTTATTGGAATTCCGCTTATAAGGCCATTTGTGCAATCTACGTTATTTGCGATATTCGACATTTTTTATCGCGTTGGTTCGATAGTCTTTGGTGGTGGTCATGTCGTATTGCCGATGCTAGAACGTGAAGTCGTTCCACTGGGGTGGATGGATACTGAAACGTTTATAGCAGGGTACGGGGCGGCGCAGGCGGTCCCAGGTCCGCTATTCACACTTGCGGGATACATAGGACAGGTAATGGATGGACCGTGGGGTGCTGCAGTTGCGGTGTTGGCGATGTTCTTCCCGTCTTTCTTGCTTGTTGTTGGGACTCTTCCATTCTGGTCGGCAATCCGTTCGAAGTCAGCAATCCAGGCAATGCTAAAAGGGGTGAATGCGGCGGTTGTTGGTATCTTACTTGCAGCATTATACAATCCCGTATTCATAAACTCGATTGGCAGCGCATATGATTTTGCAGTCGCAATTATTGCATTCACTTTGCTCTTCTTCTATAAATGGTCGCCATGGCTCGTTGTTATGGTAACGGGATTAATTGGAGCGACCCTTCATTTCTTTGGATTGTGA
- a CDS encoding YheE family protein: MLQHFSFKPMFDNTQLPGWTFSFFFRNTRYTGDYLPEGTIVWTGETPPEEENLKKMIHELMIFHVYD, translated from the coding sequence ATGCTACAGCATTTCAGTTTTAAACCGATGTTTGACAATACGCAATTACCTGGATGGACATTCTCATTTTTCTTTCGGAACACAAGATATACCGGAGATTATTTACCTGAAGGTACTATCGTTTGGACCGGTGAAACGCCGCCTGAAGAAGAAAATTTAAAAAAGATGATTCATGAACTGATGATTTTCCACGTCTACGATTGA
- a CDS encoding DUF445 domain-containing protein, with product MAFIGALIGGLTNHLAIKMLFRPHEAKYIGKWRLPFTPGLIPKRRDELAMQLGKTVTNYLLTPETFRKKLLTPDMEKKAEDFLQHKLEQHILLSDKTLNNWLDTAGITNVAGKAERKVLEVLDTQLNAVRAKLTTGSVEEVLPQKWRVEAAGRIPDVTTYILGRSEQYFESDEGKAMFRKMIDDFLATKGTLGNMVNMFFGESESLVSKVQREALKFVAAPGTFNLVNTIILNEWEKLQKRPIEELISGFDWDGLFESVKSYAKKELVLEERLNKTIQDYWPAGVEWTAVNVTPSLTSFAFNQAEKQLEISLRKLKLDDMVREQVDTFPVAILEDLVLGISKREFKMITVLGAFLGGLIGIIQGLIVFATNLS from the coding sequence ATGGCCTTTATCGGAGCATTAATCGGAGGACTTACAAATCATCTGGCGATTAAAATGCTGTTCAGGCCGCATGAAGCGAAATATATTGGGAAATGGCGGTTGCCCTTCACTCCGGGGTTAATCCCAAAAAGGCGCGATGAACTGGCAATGCAACTTGGCAAGACAGTAACAAATTATTTATTGACGCCGGAAACGTTCCGGAAGAAACTACTGACACCTGACATGGAGAAGAAAGCAGAAGATTTCCTTCAGCACAAACTTGAACAACATATCCTTCTCTCTGATAAAACGTTGAATAACTGGCTCGATACGGCCGGCATAACAAACGTTGCAGGGAAAGCAGAACGGAAAGTGTTGGAAGTACTCGATACCCAGCTTAACGCCGTTCGTGCAAAGCTGACGACGGGATCGGTAGAAGAGGTGCTACCGCAAAAGTGGCGGGTAGAAGCAGCAGGACGCATTCCGGATGTTACAACTTATATTTTAGGCAGGTCGGAACAATACTTTGAATCAGATGAAGGAAAAGCAATGTTCCGCAAAATGATTGATGATTTCCTAGCAACAAAAGGAACACTCGGAAATATGGTAAACATGTTTTTTGGAGAATCAGAATCGCTTGTCAGCAAAGTGCAACGTGAAGCATTAAAGTTTGTTGCGGCGCCAGGTACTTTCAATCTCGTGAATACAATTATTTTAAATGAGTGGGAAAAGCTTCAAAAACGTCCTATCGAGGAGCTGATTTCTGGGTTTGATTGGGATGGACTGTTTGAATCAGTCAAATCGTATGCAAAAAAAGAACTTGTTTTGGAAGAACGTCTAAATAAGACAATCCAAGATTATTGGCCTGCAGGGGTGGAATGGACAGCTGTCAATGTGACACCGTCGTTAACTAGCTTTGCTTTTAATCAGGCAGAAAAACAATTGGAAATATCGCTCCGTAAACTGAAATTAGATGATATGGTTAGAGAGCAAGTTGACACGTTTCCGGTGGCGATACTGGAAGACCTCGTGCTGGGCATTTCAAAGCGTGAGTTCAAAATGATAACCGTACTGGGTGCATTTCTCGGCGGTTTAATTGGAATCATTCAAGGACTTATTGTCTTTGCAACAAACTTATCTTAG
- a CDS encoding hemolysin family protein → MTAFAVLIALTAFFVASEFAIVKIRTTRIDQLIAEGNPRAVVARKVVGNLDEYLSACQLGITITALGLGMLGEPTVKLMLAPLWGSLNISASTSSIISYIIAFSIVTFLHVVVGELAPKSIAIQKAEEITLSFSRPLIIFYRIAYPIIKGMNGSAQLLIKLFGYKSMSESEVAHTEEELRMILSDSLKSGEINQAEYKYVNKIFEFDDRIAKEIMAPRTEMITIEKDMTLREVFEVMGVEQYTRYPVTDGDKDHIIGLVNMKNLLTAFIKDPDTAGFQPVTNYMQPVIHVIETMPIGDLLLKIQRERIHMAILMDEYGGTSGLVTIEDILEEIVGDIQDEFDMNEIPEIQNLGENHYIFDAKMRIENVNDILGISINEEDIDTIGGWFMTQRFEAIQGEKIIEQGFEFMVKDVDGHHILYLEVVKNEKENTDDTLELSI, encoded by the coding sequence TTGACAGCATTTGCTGTCTTGATCGCCCTCACCGCATTTTTTGTCGCGAGTGAATTTGCAATTGTGAAGATCAGAACAACACGGATTGACCAACTTATCGCGGAAGGTAATCCGCGTGCGGTCGTTGCGAGAAAAGTGGTCGGTAACCTGGACGAGTACTTATCCGCATGCCAATTGGGTATTACCATTACCGCTCTTGGACTCGGGATGCTAGGGGAACCAACTGTTAAACTTATGCTAGCACCTCTTTGGGGAAGTTTAAATATTTCTGCTAGTACTTCAAGCATCATTTCCTACATTATTGCTTTTTCAATCGTCACATTTTTACATGTAGTTGTCGGTGAATTGGCTCCAAAATCGATTGCAATACAAAAAGCGGAAGAAATTACATTGAGTTTTTCGAGACCACTTATTATCTTTTATCGAATCGCTTACCCGATCATTAAAGGAATGAATGGTTCTGCCCAATTACTCATTAAACTTTTCGGATACAAATCAATGTCTGAATCAGAAGTCGCCCATACAGAAGAAGAACTTCGAATGATTTTATCGGACAGTTTAAAAAGCGGTGAAATCAACCAAGCCGAATATAAATACGTGAACAAGATTTTTGAATTTGACGATCGGATCGCCAAGGAAATCATGGCCCCCCGGACAGAAATGATAACCATTGAAAAAGACATGACACTACGTGAAGTGTTCGAAGTGATGGGTGTTGAACAATATACGCGCTACCCTGTCACAGATGGCGATAAAGATCATATCATCGGTCTTGTCAATATGAAAAACCTACTGACAGCGTTCATTAAAGATCCAGATACAGCCGGTTTTCAGCCGGTCACCAACTATATGCAGCCAGTTATACATGTCATTGAGACAATGCCCATCGGTGATCTTCTTCTCAAAATCCAGCGGGAACGAATTCATATGGCTATCCTGATGGATGAATATGGAGGTACTTCTGGTCTTGTAACTATTGAAGATATTTTAGAAGAAATCGTCGGTGACATTCAAGATGAATTCGATATGAATGAAATTCCTGAAATCCAAAACCTCGGTGAAAATCATTATATTTTCGATGCCAAGATGCGAATCGAAAATGTCAATGACATTCTAGGGATATCGATTAACGAAGAAGATATCGATACAATCGGCGGTTGGTTCATGACTCAGCGCTTCGAAGCAATTCAAGGTGAAAAGATTATTGAACAAGGTTTTGAATTCATGGTGAAAGATGTGGACGGTCATCATATCCTTTACCTAGAAGTTGTAAAAAATGAAAAGGAAAATACTGACGATACGTTGGAATTGTCGATATAA
- a CDS encoding ABC transporter ATP-binding protein, whose amino-acid sequence MSTGKRLVNYALDYKKLILTGLILLGFAVAADLMGPMIAKKIIDDHIAGAPGGGIDFNPIAKLLAIFFGLAIVTAIMRYFQYLLMQKAANRIIQKMRNDLYEHIQTLPIRYFDNLPAGKVVARITNDTEAIRNLYVTVVSQFAVSGMYIIGIFIAMFILDPKMGAITLFVLPILYVWMKTYRKFASKVNHVIRGKVSDMNAMINESINGMTIIQAFRREDQMEEEFRELNDEHFRYQNKLLKVEAATSHNLVDVIRSLTFVFFIWYFGGASMSATSVISVGMLYAFVDYITRLFNPVTGIVNQFANLEHSLVAAERVFNLLDREGEPVSDDKIARYSGNVRFEKVWFAYNDEEYVLKDLTFGAKQGETVALVGHTGSGKSSIMNLLFRFYDSSKGKITIDGMDISKMPRQTVRDHMGIVLQDPYLFSGTVESNISLGDSRISREKVQHSLDAVGGERVLKHMPKGIDEEVVEKGSTLSSGQRQLISFARALAFDPAILILDEATSNIDTETEEIIQHAMDVLKKGRTTFIIAHRLSTIKNADRILVLDRGEIVEQGAHDELLELDGQYAQMYKLQAGTTGVPKGE is encoded by the coding sequence ATGAGTACTGGAAAACGATTGGTGAACTACGCATTAGACTATAAAAAATTGATACTTACAGGCCTTATCCTTCTAGGATTTGCTGTGGCGGCGGATCTAATGGGACCGATGATTGCTAAGAAAATCATTGATGATCATATTGCAGGGGCTCCTGGCGGGGGAATTGATTTTAACCCGATTGCCAAACTGTTAGCCATCTTTTTTGGGCTTGCTATTGTTACTGCAATTATGAGGTATTTTCAGTATTTATTGATGCAAAAAGCGGCTAACCGTATTATCCAAAAGATGCGAAACGATTTATATGAACATATACAGACATTGCCAATCCGTTATTTCGATAATCTGCCAGCCGGCAAAGTTGTCGCGCGGATTACCAATGACACGGAAGCAATTCGAAACTTATATGTGACAGTGGTTTCGCAGTTCGCTGTGAGTGGGATGTATATTATTGGGATTTTCATTGCGATGTTTATTTTGGATCCTAAAATGGGAGCAATCACGTTATTTGTCCTGCCTATCTTATATGTATGGATGAAGACATACAGGAAATTTGCTTCAAAGGTGAACCATGTCATCCGTGGAAAAGTTAGTGATATGAATGCAATGATCAACGAATCAATCAATGGGATGACGATTATTCAAGCATTTCGTCGCGAGGACCAAATGGAAGAGGAATTCCGTGAATTGAATGACGAACATTTCCGCTATCAGAACAAGTTATTGAAAGTGGAGGCGGCGACGTCACACAATCTGGTTGATGTTATTCGATCATTAACATTCGTTTTCTTTATCTGGTATTTTGGTGGCGCATCGATGTCTGCCACAAGTGTTATTTCGGTAGGGATGCTCTACGCATTCGTTGACTACATTACACGGTTGTTCAATCCGGTAACAGGTATCGTCAACCAGTTTGCCAATCTAGAGCATTCACTTGTTGCAGCGGAGCGCGTATTCAACTTGCTGGATCGTGAAGGCGAACCTGTGAGCGATGATAAAATCGCACGTTATAGCGGAAATGTCCGTTTTGAAAAAGTATGGTTCGCCTATAATGATGAGGAATATGTCTTGAAAGATCTAACGTTTGGAGCGAAACAGGGAGAGACGGTTGCCCTTGTCGGCCATACAGGATCGGGGAAAAGTTCGATTATGAACTTGCTGTTCCGTTTTTATGATTCCTCAAAAGGTAAGATTACGATTGACGGCATGGACATTAGTAAAATGCCGCGCCAGACAGTTCGCGATCATATGGGCATTGTCCTGCAAGACCCATATTTGTTTAGCGGAACAGTCGAATCTAATATTAGCTTAGGTGACTCGCGGATTTCACGTGAAAAAGTGCAACATTCGCTTGATGCAGTCGGTGGAGAACGAGTTTTGAAGCATATGCCTAAAGGAATTGACGAGGAAGTTGTAGAGAAAGGGAGCACACTCTCTTCTGGACAGCGCCAACTTATTTCATTCGCACGTGCGCTTGCGTTTGACCCGGCCATTCTCATTTTGGATGAAGCGACTTCAAATATTGATACTGAAACTGAAGAAATTATACAGCATGCGATGGATGTACTGAAAAAAGGGCGCACAACATTCATTATTGCCCATCGGCTTTCTACTATTAAAAATGCGGATCGTATTTTAGTATTAGACCGCGGAGAGATTGTCGAACAAGGTGCACATGATGAATTGCTTGAACTTGACGGGCAGTATGCGCAAATGTATAAATTACAGGCGGGAACTACGGGTGTGCCGAAGGGTGAATGA
- a CDS encoding ferritin-like domain-containing protein — MFVDKLKQAIEDEYKDYYFYKSMHGMTNDPLWQDFLKHMYEDEKSHYEMFQQLYYMMTGTFVQNPKKPLPCYNLKECVQRALLDELESVEMYKEMLLTVPFQQAYNPLFIAMHDEMEHAIRMSTMYNAL, encoded by the coding sequence TTGTTTGTTGATAAATTAAAGCAGGCCATCGAAGACGAGTACAAGGATTATTATTTTTATAAATCCATGCATGGCATGACGAATGATCCGCTTTGGCAAGACTTCCTCAAACATATGTATGAAGATGAAAAAAGCCATTATGAAATGTTTCAACAGCTCTATTATATGATGACGGGAACATTTGTACAAAACCCAAAGAAACCGTTGCCTTGTTATAACTTAAAAGAATGTGTACAAAGGGCATTGCTAGATGAGCTTGAGTCAGTTGAAATGTATAAGGAGATGTTGCTGACCGTTCCATTCCAACAAGCGTATAATCCACTTTTTATCGCGATGCACGATGAAATGGAGCATGCAATTCGTATGTCAACAATGTACAATGCACTATGA
- a CDS encoding MFS transporter codes for MGKWFADWKTKISSFNKNVRLFMLANVLIQIGMGVFMVMYNLYIKELGMSETINGKVISMTALASAIMLVPAGFLSDKFGRKWMIVGGAVFGGMTLFYRSVAVAETPIIYAAFLTGLFMAFVQVSGVPFLAENSAPAERVHMFSIHFALMTVANVIGSLLGGVIADVLEVVLSLDAAAAIRWALLTGATIFIIGLLPLFKLQNKLPEMLQEKKTFVEPEEEEIETVDNGFRRNIILIFHFSFASLLIGFGSGLVVPYLNLYFSNRFDASNAYIGLILSLGSAMTAVAMLIGPALVKRVGKVKALILFQMLSIPFLLLTAYTTSLLLASLGFLMRQALMNAGNPIQSAIAMEIVADKYKGLANSVNQTVFNIGWATMGPIAAGLVMASGSYWGYAYAFTITAGLYIVSSTYYYFIFGRRKLSQG; via the coding sequence ATGGGGAAATGGTTTGCGGATTGGAAGACGAAAATTTCTTCATTCAATAAAAATGTCAGGTTGTTCATGCTCGCGAATGTGCTCATCCAAATAGGGATGGGTGTATTTATGGTGATGTACAATCTCTATATAAAAGAACTTGGCATGTCGGAAACGATCAATGGAAAAGTCATATCTATGACGGCGCTGGCGTCGGCAATCATGCTCGTCCCAGCTGGTTTTTTAAGTGATAAGTTCGGCAGGAAGTGGATGATTGTCGGCGGTGCGGTTTTCGGAGGAATGACATTATTTTACCGAAGTGTTGCTGTGGCAGAGACGCCGATTATTTACGCTGCATTTCTAACTGGCCTGTTCATGGCATTTGTTCAAGTCTCGGGCGTCCCATTCCTTGCAGAAAATTCTGCTCCAGCTGAACGTGTTCACATGTTCAGTATTCATTTTGCATTAATGACAGTGGCGAATGTTATCGGCAGTTTGCTGGGTGGCGTTATTGCAGACGTACTAGAAGTTGTCTTATCACTGGATGCTGCCGCAGCAATTCGCTGGGCGTTATTGACTGGGGCAACTATTTTCATAATCGGTTTGCTTCCCTTATTTAAACTTCAAAACAAGCTTCCTGAAATGCTGCAGGAGAAGAAAACGTTCGTCGAACCTGAAGAGGAAGAGATTGAGACAGTCGACAACGGCTTTAGGAGAAATATCATTCTGATTTTCCACTTCTCATTCGCGAGTTTGTTGATTGGATTCGGTTCTGGCCTCGTTGTCCCGTACTTGAATCTATATTTCTCAAACCGATTCGATGCTTCGAACGCTTATATCGGTTTGATTTTATCACTCGGATCGGCGATGACGGCTGTTGCCATGCTCATCGGTCCAGCTCTAGTTAAAAGGGTCGGAAAAGTGAAAGCACTTATCCTATTCCAAATGTTATCGATTCCGTTTTTACTATTAACAGCCTATACAACATCACTTTTGCTTGCTTCACTTGGATTCCTTATGCGTCAGGCGCTTATGAATGCTGGAAATCCGATTCAAAGCGCTATCGCGATGGAAATTGTGGCAGACAAATACAAAGGGCTTGCCAACTCTGTGAACCAAACTGTTTTTAATATTGGATGGGCTACCATGGGTCCTATAGCTGCGGGACTTGTTATGGCAAGCGGTTCGTATTGGGGATATGCCTACGCATTCACAATCACAGCGGGTCTCTATATCGTTTCGTCCACTTACTATTATTTTATCTTTGGCAGAAGAAAGTTGTCACAGGGCTAA
- a CDS encoding ABC transporter ATP-binding protein, whose amino-acid sequence MFSVLFKLKWFFKENRKRYTVALILLMVTNILVILPPWLIGQAIDSIYTQTLTARLLVIFLGSMLLIMLFNYASNYVWQYQLFGGAYVIERQLRGKLMKHFLRMTPTFYEKNKTGDLMARSTNDLRAISETAGFGIMTLVDSTLYLLTLVLTMGFLVSWKLTLVAILPLPILAFIMQVLGKKIHERYMTAQQAFGDLNDNVLEAVAGVRVVRAYVQERATEKGFADMTEDVYQKNMHVEKIDALFMPISKILTGLTYMIGLGYGAYLVSIEDMTLGNLVTFNVYLGMIVWPMFAIGELINVLQRGNASLDRVTETLDYEEDVKDPEQPVSVDQPDSVGFQNVTFTYPLSHSVNLDAIKLHLNRGDTLGIVGKTGSGKTTFVKQLLREYPSGEGEIVFSGVPLQSMTKNQVREWIGYVPQDHVLFSRSVRDNILFGRPDATEVDIAETIRLSYFEKDLEMLPEGLDTLVGEKGVALSGGQKQRISIARALVKNPEILILDDSLSAVDAKTEAKIIENIQAERSGKTTIITTHRLSAIQHADWIIVLDDGSVIEEGTHEDLLGMNGWYKEQFDRQQIGEVE is encoded by the coding sequence ATGTTTTCGGTATTATTTAAATTAAAGTGGTTTTTTAAAGAGAATCGTAAAAGGTACACGGTTGCACTCATTCTGCTAATGGTGACGAATATTCTTGTCATTCTTCCACCATGGCTGATTGGGCAGGCAATAGATTCAATTTATACGCAGACGTTGACAGCGAGATTGCTGGTCATCTTTCTCGGATCGATGTTGTTGATCATGCTATTCAATTATGCAAGTAACTACGTTTGGCAATATCAGTTGTTTGGTGGAGCTTATGTCATCGAGCGACAATTACGGGGAAAGCTCATGAAACACTTTTTGAGGATGACTCCGACGTTTTATGAAAAAAATAAGACGGGCGACTTGATGGCTAGGTCGACCAATGACTTACGGGCGATATCAGAGACTGCAGGTTTCGGCATTATGACGCTTGTCGATTCGACGCTCTATTTACTGACACTTGTGTTGACGATGGGTTTTCTTGTGTCGTGGAAATTAACGCTTGTAGCGATTTTACCACTTCCAATTTTGGCGTTCATCATGCAAGTGTTAGGGAAGAAAATTCACGAAAGATATATGACAGCACAGCAAGCGTTCGGTGATTTAAATGATAATGTTTTGGAAGCGGTCGCCGGTGTACGGGTTGTTCGTGCATACGTACAGGAACGCGCGACTGAAAAAGGGTTTGCTGATATGACAGAAGACGTCTATCAGAAAAACATGCATGTCGAAAAAATTGATGCATTGTTCATGCCAATTTCCAAAATATTGACAGGACTTACGTATATGATCGGGCTCGGTTACGGTGCTTACCTTGTCTCTATAGAGGATATGACACTTGGGAATCTCGTTACCTTCAATGTCTATCTCGGGATGATTGTTTGGCCGATGTTTGCAATCGGTGAACTGATCAATGTCCTTCAGCGTGGGAATGCATCGCTCGACCGTGTAACGGAGACCCTTGATTATGAAGAAGATGTGAAAGATCCTGAGCAGCCTGTCAGCGTTGACCAACCTGATAGTGTTGGTTTCCAAAACGTTACATTTACGTATCCATTGTCACATTCAGTTAATTTGGATGCTATTAAACTTCATTTGAATCGTGGCGATACGCTCGGTATTGTAGGGAAAACGGGCAGTGGGAAAACGACTTTCGTTAAACAGCTACTACGTGAATATCCGTCAGGAGAAGGAGAAATTGTCTTCTCGGGAGTTCCTCTGCAGTCTATGACGAAGAACCAAGTTAGAGAATGGATTGGTTATGTCCCACAAGACCATGTACTGTTTTCACGTTCGGTCAGAGATAATATCTTATTTGGACGACCGGATGCAACTGAAGTGGATATTGCGGAAACGATTCGTTTATCTTATTTTGAGAAGGATCTTGAAATGCTTCCTGAAGGACTAGATACGCTTGTTGGAGAGAAGGGTGTTGCGTTATCGGGAGGTCAGAAACAACGGATATCAATTGCGCGTGCGCTCGTTAAAAATCCTGAGATTCTAATTTTAGATGATTCACTTTCTGCAGTCGATGCAAAAACGGAAGCAAAAATCATAGAAAACATCCAAGCGGAACGTTCAGGAAAAACAACGATTATTACAACACATCGTTTGTCTGCGATTCAGCATGCGGACTGGATTATTGTTCTTGACGATGGCAGTGTGATTGAAGAAGGAACACATGAGGATCTGCTTGGAATGAACGGCTGGTACAAAGAGCAATTCGACCGCCAACAGATTGGGGAGGTTGAATAA